The following are encoded together in the Bacillota bacterium genome:
- a CDS encoding ECF transporter S component, whose product MVRPELRSLIRGGLFIALGIVLPIAFHSIGAGPVFLPMHVPVLLAGFIAGPATGTLVGILTPILSAFLTGMPPLMPPKAQMMMVELGIYGMLTGLLYRTVKWNLIPSLVVAMLGGRIAYGILGAYLLPLFGFKAVPVFYPITGGIVSSLPGIVIQLIFVPSIVWLLERHAKKESSVSRS is encoded by the coding sequence ATGGTTCGACCAGAATTGCGAAGCCTTATTCGTGGCGGGCTTTTTATCGCCCTTGGTATCGTTCTTCCAATAGCCTTTCATTCCATCGGCGCTGGTCCGGTTTTCTTGCCGATGCATGTGCCGGTACTGTTGGCAGGATTCATTGCGGGGCCCGCGACCGGAACCTTGGTAGGAATATTGACGCCTATTCTGAGCGCGTTCCTCACGGGAATGCCACCTCTTATGCCGCCGAAAGCCCAGATGATGATGGTGGAACTCGGCATCTATGGAATGCTTACAGGACTCCTCTATAGGACTGTGAAATGGAATCTGATACCATCCCTCGTAGTCGCCATGTTAGGCGGGCGTATCGCATATGGAATCCTAGGAGCATACTTGCTGCCGCTTTTCGGGTTCAAGGCTGTGCCGGTTTTCTATCCAATTACCGGGGGTATAGTGTCCAGCTTGCCGGGAATCGTGATACAACTGATCTTTGTGCCATCGATCGTCTGGCTCCTGGAAAGGCATGCGAAAAAGGAGAGTTCGGTGAGCCGGAGCTAG
- a CDS encoding DUF1015 domain-containing protein — protein sequence MAEIIPFEGIHYNQERIADLSKVIAPPYDVISPEMQNILYERHPQNVIRLILGKDRPGDGAHENKYIRAGEAFRRWLTEGILVADSEPSLYIYEEEYSLEAFPTYGKKQTSGRAQFSDSSASDDEHSGRRSGPSSVKSAPKSSLIQRGIIAAVKIEEYEKGIILPHEDTMPGPKQDRLALMRSCKANLSPIFGMYTDPSGGADSIVSEIISSNRPAMELTDDNGISHRVWSFCDKDLVRSLERYFLDKQIYIADGHHRYETAMVYRDEIRSAKVASEGMAPNYVAGNNIPADYVMMWLVNMDTQDLTVFPTHRMLENFKALDKSRFLQAAERFFTIEEMGDLMPESLPGEEHSFLVLIDKAGYFSLIMKDDPATRTQVEKLLGKEASSPRGNLDVTLLHEILINHIMMRELGETDLNLSYTRDPGEAQARVMNGRCQMAFFLSPTRLDDIRSVVKAGQRMPQKSTYFYPKPLSGLIFRDLSL from the coding sequence ATGGCAGAAATCATACCGTTTGAGGGCATTCATTATAACCAAGAGCGCATCGCGGATTTGTCCAAGGTCATAGCTCCGCCCTATGATGTCATCAGCCCTGAAATGCAAAACATCTTATATGAGAGGCACCCCCAGAACGTTATAAGGCTGATCCTAGGGAAGGATAGGCCAGGGGATGGGGCGCACGAAAATAAATACATACGCGCGGGCGAGGCGTTCCGTCGGTGGCTGACCGAAGGGATTCTCGTGGCGGATTCAGAACCTTCTTTATACATTTATGAAGAAGAATATTCCCTTGAGGCCTTCCCTACATATGGCAAGAAACAAACATCGGGCAGAGCTCAGTTTTCTGACAGCTCCGCTTCCGATGATGAACATTCGGGGAGAAGGTCAGGGCCTTCAAGTGTGAAAAGTGCGCCAAAGTCTTCCCTCATCCAGCGCGGTATAATTGCAGCTGTCAAGATAGAGGAATACGAGAAGGGGATCATCCTGCCTCATGAGGATACTATGCCAGGCCCCAAGCAGGATAGACTGGCCCTTATGCGGTCCTGCAAGGCAAATCTCAGCCCGATTTTCGGTATGTATACAGACCCCTCTGGAGGGGCTGACAGTATTGTTTCAGAGATCATTTCTTCAAATAGACCGGCTATGGAACTCACCGATGACAATGGCATTTCCCATAGAGTATGGTCATTTTGCGATAAAGACCTTGTGAGATCATTGGAGCGATATTTTCTAGACAAGCAGATCTACATAGCAGATGGCCATCATCGTTATGAAACAGCAATGGTCTACCGGGATGAAATAAGATCAGCCAAGGTGGCCAGTGAGGGCATGGCGCCCAATTATGTTGCTGGAAATAATATACCAGCCGATTATGTCATGATGTGGCTGGTTAATATGGATACCCAAGACCTTACGGTCTTCCCTACCCACCGCATGCTAGAGAACTTCAAAGCCCTTGATAAATCTCGATTTCTCCAGGCCGCCGAAAGATTCTTCACGATAGAAGAAATGGGGGACCTTATGCCAGAATCATTGCCTGGAGAGGAACACTCATTTCTTGTTCTCATCGATAAGGCGGGGTACTTCAGTCTCATCATGAAGGACGACCCTGCTACCAGGACCCAAGTCGAGAAGCTATTAGGCAAAGAAGCATCATCTCCGCGGGGGAACCTGGATGTCACCCTGCTTCATGAAATCTTGATAAATCACATCATGATGCGAGAATTGGGCGAAACAGATCTAAATCTATCATATACGCGAGACCCCGGCGAAGCGCAAGCTAGGGTAATGAACGGCAGGTGTCAGATGGCCTTTTTCCTCAGCCCTACCCGGCTCGATGATATTCGCAGTGTAGTGAAGGCAGGCCAGAGAATGCCACAAAAGTCTACATACTTTTATCCTAAACCATTGAGTGGCTTGATATTCCGCGATCTTTCTCTCTAA
- a CDS encoding DUF3842 family protein, giving the protein MKIAVVDGQGGGIGRSIIERLRRDLTPEELARVRIIALGTNALATGAMLKAGADEGATGENAVVHTVETVDLILGPLGIVLANSMLGELTPRMAKAITTSRARKLLIPMNRCGVEVVGIQTESMPRQLEILVEKVKAML; this is encoded by the coding sequence GTGAAGATTGCTGTAGTTGATGGTCAGGGAGGGGGAATAGGCAGGAGCATCATTGAGCGTCTGAGACGCGATCTCACTCCGGAGGAGTTAGCTCGGGTGAGAATTATAGCGCTAGGGACAAATGCCCTCGCCACCGGGGCGATGCTGAAGGCAGGAGCTGATGAGGGGGCTACCGGCGAGAACGCTGTGGTTCATACGGTTGAAACCGTTGATCTCATATTGGGGCCTCTCGGTATTGTCCTGGCAAATTCGATGCTCGGTGAGCTTACTCCCAGGATGGCCAAGGCCATCACCACCAGCAGAGCCCGAAAGCTGCTCATCCCTATGAACCGGTGTGGGGTGGAAGTCGTGGGTATTCAGACCGAGTCCATGCCCAGGCAGCTGGAGATCCTAGTTGAGAAAGTGAAGGCAATGCTGTAG
- a CDS encoding LysM peptidoglycan-binding domain-containing protein, which yields MISYVVQAGDTIWRIAQQYGVTPEAIIRANDLPDPNLIFPGQVLMIPVAGVPPGPPAPRPTPPRPPGPPAPVPPVTVVPGFRVYIVQPGDTLAEIAARYGTTIEAIAAANNITNPDLIYAGQMILIPVTGPPPAPPTPPPAPPVPPPRPPVVPPTVPPVVPPGRRGNYATRLEGGILYMLYTNQRIYNPGEPVRIIFSKTNVSGAPISLQYGTGQQFDILIMSGGEEIWRWSHGKVFIMMITEVTLSPGESQVFREVWNQVDNQGRRVPQGRRYTITAWNTSTNVEVSLDIEISSS from the coding sequence ATGATCAGCTATGTTGTTCAGGCCGGGGATACTATCTGGCGCATAGCCCAACAATATGGTGTTACGCCAGAGGCGATCATCAGAGCAAATGATCTTCCCGACCCGAACCTGATCTTTCCTGGACAAGTTTTAATGATACCCGTCGCCGGCGTCCCTCCAGGACCACCGGCGCCAAGACCCACCCCACCCAGACCGCCCGGGCCGCCGGCACCAGTGCCCCCCGTAACCGTCGTCCCAGGATTCAGGGTCTACATTGTCCAGCCCGGCGACACATTGGCGGAGATCGCCGCCAGGTACGGAACAACAATTGAAGCGATTGCAGCAGCCAATAACATCACCAACCCCGACCTCATTTACGCTGGCCAAATGATCTTGATCCCTGTAACCGGTCCCCCGCCGGCACCCCCAACACCGCCGCCAGCACCGCCAGTGCCACCACCGCGACCGCCCGTTGTACCCCCCACGGTGCCACCAGTTGTCCCTCCAGGACGACGTGGGAACTACGCGACTCGCCTGGAAGGCGGCATCCTCTATATGCTTTATACAAATCAGCGTATTTATAACCCGGGCGAACCTGTGCGAATCATATTCTCCAAGACTAACGTCTCGGGGGCTCCAATTTCGCTGCAATATGGCACAGGCCAGCAATTTGACATCCTCATCATGAGCGGGGGCGAGGAGATTTGGCGCTGGTCACACGGAAAGGTGTTCATAATGATGATCACCGAGGTGACGCTTTCTCCCGGTGAATCCCAGGTGTTCAGAGAGGTCTGGAATCAGGTGGACAATCAGGGAAGAAGGGTTCCTCAAGGGAGACGCTATACTATCACCGCCTGGAATACTTCCACGAATGTAGAGGTATCCTTAGACATTGAGATCAGCTCATCTTGA
- a CDS encoding NifU family protein — MLKEKVEEVLNQIKVALQAHGGDVELVGIDGGIVKVRLTGACVGCPMSRLTLKNGVERALKAEIPEVESVEAVD, encoded by the coding sequence TTGTTAAAAGAAAAAGTCGAAGAAGTGCTGAATCAGATCAAGGTTGCTCTGCAAGCCCATGGCGGAGACGTCGAGCTTGTAGGTATCGACGGTGGGATTGTAAAAGTTAGACTGACCGGAGCATGCGTGGGTTGTCCTATGTCCAGGCTTACCCTGAAAAATGGGGTAGAGCGGGCTTTAAAGGCTGAAATACCTGAGGTAGAGAGCGTGGAAGCCGTGGACTAA
- a CDS encoding bifunctional metallophosphatase/5'-nucleotidase, with product MAAVLLVLICASFSITGPSLADDGTLEVQILSINDFHGSLTQTSNVSNRPAGGVAYLASYLLEREASNPLTLMVHAGDMVGGSPPISALFQDEPTLEVLQLLGFDVGVPGNHEFDEGVSELLRLQYGGRHQATGYWPGTSFPLVLANVVSKDTGDPILPPYVIKTVGGIPIGFIGVVTTETPTIVMPTGVAGVEFLDPVESINKYVPELRAKGVEAIVVLAHEGGIQDSKTGEITGPIRMIAENIDDAVDVIISGHTHTYLNGEVDGKLVVQAYSKGTAFADVDLIINRRTGDVTRATGEIVTVWADEKKPEPRFEQLIAKYAADIKPRIEAVIGTAAGDITREQTPAGESALGNLIADAQRWKAGTQMAFMNPGGIRADIQQGPVTWGRLYEIQPFGNNLVTMKMTGEQIYTLLNQQWQKQGDQIRTRFLQISGLKYSWDDRRPFGDKVVEIWLENDEPIDKAATYTVVANSFLAAGGDNFIVFKEAKDQETGPIDLDALVDYIKTLPQRFKCELSDRVIRLDKQ from the coding sequence CTGGCTGCGGTGTTATTGGTATTGATATGTGCCAGCTTCTCTATTACCGGGCCGTCCCTTGCTGATGATGGGACCCTTGAAGTCCAGATCTTGAGCATCAACGATTTTCATGGCAGTCTAACTCAAACCTCCAATGTGTCAAACCGGCCGGCTGGCGGGGTAGCTTATCTTGCCTCGTATCTGCTGGAGCGAGAGGCGTCAAATCCTCTTACTCTTATGGTTCATGCTGGGGATATGGTCGGAGGAAGCCCACCGATCTCTGCCCTGTTTCAGGACGAGCCTACTCTGGAAGTCTTGCAACTCCTGGGGTTTGATGTGGGTGTCCCTGGCAACCACGAGTTCGATGAGGGTGTGTCAGAACTCTTGAGATTGCAATATGGGGGTCGCCACCAGGCAACAGGTTACTGGCCCGGGACATCTTTCCCCTTAGTGCTTGCTAACGTGGTGAGCAAGGATACTGGCGATCCGATTTTGCCGCCATATGTAATAAAGACTGTAGGTGGCATTCCTATAGGTTTCATTGGAGTCGTGACAACGGAGACCCCAACCATCGTCATGCCGACAGGTGTTGCTGGTGTGGAATTCCTCGATCCTGTCGAGAGCATAAATAAGTATGTTCCCGAACTCCGTGCCAAAGGAGTCGAGGCCATAGTGGTCTTGGCCCATGAGGGCGGGATCCAGGATAGCAAAACAGGCGAAATAACGGGGCCGATCAGGATGATCGCGGAGAATATCGATGATGCCGTAGATGTGATAATAAGTGGACATACACATACTTATCTGAATGGCGAGGTGGACGGAAAGCTTGTAGTCCAAGCCTACAGCAAGGGCACAGCTTTCGCTGATGTGGATCTAATCATCAACCGGCGGACAGGCGATGTGACACGGGCAACTGGCGAAATCGTCACAGTATGGGCAGACGAAAAGAAGCCAGAACCGCGATTTGAACAACTAATAGCAAAGTATGCGGCTGATATAAAGCCGCGCATCGAGGCCGTCATTGGCACGGCTGCCGGAGATATAACGCGGGAGCAGACCCCTGCCGGGGAATCCGCCCTGGGCAATCTGATAGCAGACGCGCAACGCTGGAAGGCCGGGACCCAAATGGCATTCATGAACCCGGGCGGCATCCGGGCAGACATCCAGCAAGGCCCTGTCACCTGGGGGAGACTTTATGAGATTCAGCCTTTCGGAAATAACCTGGTGACCATGAAGATGACCGGAGAGCAGATCTATACCCTGCTCAACCAGCAATGGCAGAAGCAGGGAGATCAAATACGGACTCGCTTCCTCCAGATCTCAGGCCTCAAGTACAGCTGGGACGACCGCCGTCCTTTCGGCGACAAAGTTGTCGAGATATGGCTGGAGAACGATGAACCCATTGATAAAGCCGCAACATATACAGTCGTGGCCAACTCGTTCCTCGCAGCAGGAGGAGATAACTTCATAGTCTTCAAAGAGGCGAAAGATCAAGAGACCGGGCCGATTGACCTGGATGCCCTAGTAGACTACATAAAAACGCTACCTCAGCGGTTCAAATGCGAACTATCTGATCGAGTGATACGTCTCGACAAGCAATAA